A DNA window from Aquarana catesbeiana isolate 2022-GZ linkage group LG01, ASM4218655v1, whole genome shotgun sequence contains the following coding sequences:
- the LOC141122626 gene encoding uncharacterized protein, which produces MASADLKEELECSICLSIYTDPITLICGHNFCQDCIGRVLDSQERSGGYFCPDCREEFQERPSLRRNITLRNIVENFRPTRPDQVSSGVFCTYCIHTPVPAVKSCLLCEASLCDDHLRVHIKSPEHVLCDPTTSLENRKCSSSEHVLRGPTTSLENRKWSSSEHVLRDPTTSQENRKWSSSQHVLRGPTTSLENRKWSSSEYVLRDPTTSLENRKCSSSEYVLRDPTTSLENRKCSSSEYVLRDPTTSLENRKWSSSQHVLRGPTTSLENRQWTSSEHVLHDPTTSLENRKWSSSQHVLRGPTTSLENRQWSSSEHVLRDPTTSLENRKWSSSEHVLRDPTTFLENRKCSSSEYVLRDPTTSLENRKWSSSERFLCGPTTSLENRKFSVQKNTLHTGLSDTMSGVNAQKCADTHVYPHSSAKEMLPFIAKPSKKHPEHTPTIQHSHPQAGEPKIGAVQKTWGASRFADIILDMSTASNYLAISDDRKTVYRSPRKVFPEIPESFRCSQVMSIQSFSSGRHYWEVEVGDSPIWKVGMCYPSMDRRGFQSGLGYNDKSWCLERRKYNQCFFLHDSNQIPLPGGIYSNGLRVELDYEAGQISFYDLCYPIRHLHTFTATFTEPLHVGLRIGKDSYMVLSGREHEVRNLHRDW; this is translated from the coding sequence atggcgtctgctgatctgaaGGAGGAGCTGGAATGTTCCATCTGTCTGAGTATTTATACAGATCCTATAACCCTgatatgtggacacaacttctgccaggACTGTATTGGTCGCGTGTTGGATTCACAGGAGAGGTCTGGAGGTTATTTCTGTCCTGATTGCAGAGAAGAGTTCCAGGAGCGGCCTTCACTGCGGAGGAACATAACACtgcgtaacatagtggagaatttccggCCCACTCGTCCTGATCAGGTGTcatccggggtcttctgtacttactgtattcacactcctgtacctgctgtgaagtcctgtctgctgtgtgaagcttctctgtgtgacgatcacctgagagtccacatcaagtcaccagaacacgtcttatgtgaccccaccacttcTCTGGAGAACAGGAAATGTTCATCATCAGAACATGTTTTACGTGGccccaccacttccctggagaacaggaaGTGGTCATCATCAGAACACGTCTTACGTGACCCCACCACTTCCCAGGAGAACAGGAAATGGTCATCATCACAACATGTTTTACGTGGccccaccacttccctggagaacaggaaatggTCATCATCAGAATACGTCTTACGTGaccccaccacttccctggagaacaggaaatgtTCATCATCAGAATACGTCTTACGTGACCCCACCACTTCACTGGAGAACAGGAAATGTTCATCGTCAGAATACGTCTTACGTGACCCCACCACTTCTCTGGAGAACAGGAAATGGTCATCATCACAACATGTTTTACGTGGTcccaccacttccctggagaacaggCAATGGACATCATCAGAACACGTCTTACATGaccccaccacttccctggagaacaggaaatggTCATCATCACAACATGTTTTGCGTGGccccaccacttccctggagaacagACAATGGTCATCATCAGAACACGTCTTACGTGaccccaccacttccctggagaacaggaaatggTCATCATCAGAACACGTCTTACGTGACCCAACCACTTTCCTGGAGAACAGGAAATGTTCATCATCAGAATACGTCTTACGTGaccccaccacttccctggagaacaggaaatggTCATCATCAGAACGTTTTTTATGTGGccccaccacttccctggagaacaggaaatTCTCCGTCCAGAAGaacacattacacacaggtttatctgataccATGTCTGGGGTAAATGCACAGAAATGTGCAGACACACATGTCTATCCACATTCCAGTGCAAAGGAAATGCTTCCCTTTATTGCTAAACCATCCAAGAAACATCCCGAACACACTCCCACCATACAACACTCACACCCCCAGGCTGGAGAACCTAAAATTGGGGCTGTACAGAAAACATGGGGGGCGTCAAGGTTTGCAGACATAATACTGGATATGAGCACAGCCAGTAATTATCTAgctatatcagatgacaggaaaaccgTGTATAGGTCACCACGTAAGGTCTTTCCAGAAATACCGGAGAGTTTTCGGTGTTCTCAGGTGATGAGCattcagagtttctcctcaggaagacattactgggaagtggaagTGGGGGACTCACCGATCTGGAAAGtggggatgtgttaccccagtatggACAGGAGGGGATTTCAGTCAGGGCTTGGATATAATGATaagtcctggtgtttggagaggagGAAGTATAATCAATGCTTTTTTTTGCATGACAGTAATCAGATCCCATTACCCGGCGGTATCTACAGTAACGGACTCAGGGTAGaactggattatgaggccgggcagatctccttttatgatctgtgttacccgatccgacacctccacaccttcaccgccaccttcactgagcccctccatgttgGGTTACGTATAGGTAAGGATTCCTATATGGTGTTATCTGGGAGGGAACACGAGGTGAGAAATCTGCATAGAGACTGGTGA